A window of Halobacillus naozhouensis genomic DNA:
TAGTTTTGCAGTTCATATTCCATTTCTGAGTTGCGTCGTAAACGCTCTTTGAATGGAACGGATTGAACATTAATGGTCAATCCCTCAAGCTGTTCAAGCTGACCTTTGAAATAGGCCGTCATTTTTTTGGCTACTCCCATATCGTCTCCTAAGAGATTTAATTCTACTTCCTCAACGCCCAGTTCTTCTTTCGCTTTTTGCCAAAATTCCTTAGCCTTCTCTGGGTTATATGGTGCGAGATTTCCATTGATCTCACGGAAGTCTTTTCCAGACTCAGGGTGTGAGACGAACTCCGCAGGCATGGTTCCGCCGATCGGGGTAGCTCCATTATTTAAAATAACGTTGGCGACATTTTCCTTGTTAATAATGCGCTGGATCGCTTTTCTGGCATTCTTATTACTCAGAATTTCATTTTCCTGGTTCATCTTAATGTACAACAGACTAGGCTTTCTGATCGTAGAAAATTCCGGTGAAGAACTGTACTTATCGACAAATTCGGCTGTCAAACTTGTACGGTCTAAATCCCCCGATTCATACAGGTTAACAGACGTGGCGATCTCTTTGACCACTTTCACATTGATTTTATCGAGTTTGACATTCTCTTTATCCCAATAATTCTCGTTCTTCTCGAGTACCCAGCCTTCACCGGCTTTCCACTCGGTAAACTTGAAAGGGCCATTAGCGAGAAGAGCGTCCGCCGACAGGGCAAAATTTTCTCCATGCTTTTCGACAAATTCTTGATTTAATGGCAGAAACGTAGTGAATGTCGTCAGTTCCTTGAAATAGGGAATAGGTTTCTCCAGTTGGACTTCTAAAGTTGTATCATCGATTGCTTTTACACCAAGCTTTTCAACGGGCATTTCCCCTGTTGAAACAGCTTCTGCATTCTTAACGACACCATTGAACATGTAAGGTCCGTATTCCGAACCTACTTCCGGATTTACTGCGCGACGCCAGGAATAAACAAAATCATGAGCCGTCACAGGGTCGCCATTCGACCACTTGGCCTCCCGCAGCTTAAATGTCCACGTTGTTCCATCCTCACTTACCTCATGGCTCTTAGCAATCCCCGGTTCAATTTCTGCATTTTTACCGAACCGGTACAGGCCATCCGTGGTTGCTGCAAGCCATTGAAAAGCAACAACGTCTGTTGCCATGGACGGATCCATCGTAGGTATTTCACTTGATTCCGATATGTTTAGAACCTGTTTATCATCGGACTGTTCATTCCCATCGGAGCTCGTTTCAGAGTTAGAAGACGATGATTCTCCTGAACACGCCGCTAAAAAAGTACTTAACATTACCATACTGAACAACAAGGTCTTGTACATTTTCACTGTTACACCAACCTCCAAATTATGTAATTGATAGAAACAACTTTTATAGTAGCAGACTTGTCAGTAAATTCGCAATTATTTAATTCAGGAAGATATTAAAGCTTTAAAGCTTGTTTGAAAAAGCGTAAAAGTCACGCTAATATTGATTTACCACGGGATTTGTGGAATTAGTAGATAGTTAAACAGGTGGGAAAAGATAAAAAAGCGGCCACTTTTTTAATAGGCTATTTGAACCTTTTTTTGGAATAGTTAGGAATATAGGGAATGTCGGATTCTTTGAAGGGAGAAGGGGTAGGGAAGAAAGGCCTATGATGATTTATAGGTGATTTCCACCACTTTTTGTAATTGGTTTTTTTGTGAAAAGAAAAAAGTAACCACCCCGAAAGAATAGAGTAGTTACTTTTTGTAGATTGGTCCTCACGATTATTGTGAAAATAAGTATTCGTACCGTATTAGTGGCGTTTGCTTAACCAGAGCACACCTGATTTAGCTAAACGAGGTAAACGCCCTGTCACAGGCTGCTGCATCATATTTCCAAAACCGTCAGATTTCCCGAGGGATCCCAATGTACCTTTTAACTTAATTTCGGCGGGTTTCTTCGGTTCCTCTCCCTTGAGCACAGCTTCCAGGACCTCAGCAATTTGCTCACCTTGCTGACCGGCCAGCTGGGCACTCGGCGAGTGATAAGATGAGGCACAATCCCCTACTACATATACCTGCGGATGTGTAGGCACTTGATAATAATCATTTAGGATAATCTTTTCCTGTTCATCCTTTTCAAAAGAAAGCTCCCGAACTAAGTAATTAGGCCGAACGCCGGCTGTCCAAATGGTGACGTCATTCAAGTAACAAACCCCGTTATTGCAAACGCCGTCTCGTTCTACGTATTCAACATTGGAATGATGAATGACTTCTACATCATTTTTAGCAAACCATTCTTCTACATATCCCTGAATTTTAGAGTCAAAGGCTTTAAGAACAGATGCCCCGCGATCAAGCAGCCTAATATTAAGATCTGGCCTGCTTTCTCTTACTTCTGAAGCTACTTCGATTCCGCTTAGTCCGGCACCGACGATGGTTACTATTCCATAAGCTTGTAAATTACCGATAGCCAGTCCGGCACGTCTTGCCTTGCCGAATGTTTGTACACTCTCGGTGAATTCTTGTGCTCCTTCAATGCCATGGTAGTTGTCCTCACAGCCAAGACCGAGCACTAAATAATCAAAGTCAATGGCTTCACTCGACTGTTTCATTAAAATTTGCTGATTGTCTATATCAATTTTCTCAATTTCTCCATACTCATAATTTACCTGGTCATCCGTAGGAAACTCCATACGTACATCGCGATCGGCAATGGTGCCGGCTGCAATCGTGTAGAATTCCGTTTTTAACGAATGATAGGGATTCCGATCGACTACAGTAATATGTACATCATCAGGGAGGTTATTAGAAATTAAGTTCATTAATATTTTAAGACCGCCGTAACCTCCGCCAAGTATAACTAATCTTTTCAACGTTAACACCCACTTTTTAAAAATAGCTCTCATTTCATACTTTGATCCATCGCAACCGCTTTCGGATGTTTCTACTTCAACATTACCAAAAATAATAGAAGAAAACTACAGCAAAAGTCAGTTTACATAGTGATGACGATCGCTTGACTGCCTAGCTGCTTCCAGCCTTTAATAAACTGTTCCTTATTTACTTTCTGGTTTTTGAAACCATATGGATTGTTAATATAGAAATTATTTTTATCATAGCCAGTTAGGACCACACTATGTAAGTCAAAAGTAATCTCGATTTCTCCACTTGGTGTGTCCCAAGGGCGAAAACTGTTGACAGGTCCGAATGTCGACGTCACAATCACCCAAACAGGGAGTCCCTGATCAAGATAGTGAAACAGCTTTTCGGGGCCGCTTCCCGTGAAATCAATGAGACGATCACCGACATAACTTCTAGTCGCTTCAGCAAGAGGACCATGGTAAATCGATAACCCCGGCCCATCCTCCATATCCCCGACGAATCCTTCGTTAGGATTTCCTCTAAGTCCGTTTGAATAGACCAATGGCACGCGGTTTACCTTCTCAGCTAGTTCATTTTTCGTAACGGCTATATCAAAATAATTAAGAATCATGGCCATACTCGTTACTTCGCACCCATTATATAGTCGTGGCGGGTCCATTTGATTTAGGAGTGGGACATCGAGCGGAAAGTCAGATGTTGGTTTGATTTCATCCCCTATGTTAATGAGGCCACCCTTTACCGTGACAGGATAGGGAAGGATCTCTTTAACAGCAGCAAGTGATAAATAAGGCTGATTATCTTTGAACAAGCTCGCTGCGC
This region includes:
- a CDS encoding peptide ABC transporter substrate-binding protein, with translation MYKTLLFSMVMLSTFLAACSGESSSSNSETSSDGNEQSDDKQVLNISESSEIPTMDPSMATDVVAFQWLAATTDGLYRFGKNAEIEPGIAKSHEVSEDGTTWTFKLREAKWSNGDPVTAHDFVYSWRRAVNPEVGSEYGPYMFNGVVKNAEAVSTGEMPVEKLGVKAIDDTTLEVQLEKPIPYFKELTTFTTFLPLNQEFVEKHGENFALSADALLANGPFKFTEWKAGEGWVLEKNENYWDKENVKLDKINVKVVKEIATSVNLYESGDLDRTSLTAEFVDKYSSSPEFSTIRKPSLLYIKMNQENEILSNKNARKAIQRIINKENVANVILNNGATPIGGTMPAEFVSHPESGKDFREINGNLAPYNPEKAKEFWQKAKEELGVEEVELNLLGDDMGVAKKMTAYFKGQLEQLEGLTINVQSVPFKERLRRNSEMEYELQNYVWLPDYLDANTFMNLWVTDGANNKTGYASEEYDKLIERANNELAQKPAERFEAFLQAEKLLIKEDAVIAPIYQKGSAKLQKPYIKGTFRNPMGSGYIYKYAYIEGK
- a CDS encoding NAD(P)/FAD-dependent oxidoreductase, which codes for MKRLVILGGGYGGLKILMNLISNNLPDDVHITVVDRNPYHSLKTEFYTIAAGTIADRDVRMEFPTDDQVNYEYGEIEKIDIDNQQILMKQSSEAIDFDYLVLGLGCEDNYHGIEGAQEFTESVQTFGKARRAGLAIGNLQAYGIVTIVGAGLSGIEVASEVRESRPDLNIRLLDRGASVLKAFDSKIQGYVEEWFAKNDVEVIHHSNVEYVERDGVCNNGVCYLNDVTIWTAGVRPNYLVRELSFEKDEQEKIILNDYYQVPTHPQVYVVGDCASSYHSPSAQLAGQQGEQIAEVLEAVLKGEEPKKPAEIKLKGTLGSLGKSDGFGNMMQQPVTGRLPRLAKSGVLWLSKRH
- a CDS encoding C39 family peptidase — protein: MRFKYLFMFLLLISMLSIYGVVFAQWEDYTGEKPNKELPKEKTGEELKKNETTVSDAEINTAANPKHLPSAQTTAKLQSYDATTIKNLSLNGTPSENSHILLHNHKLYIPITPVVKALGDKIQVKEDHIQITKADHTKYSFHKNGLVIVQEGDKVVSSSKVKSAASLFKDNQPYLSLAAVKEILPYPVTVKGGLINIGDEIKPTSDFPLDVPLLNQMDPPRLYNGCEVTSMAMILNYFDIAVTKNELAEKVNRVPLVYSNGLRGNPNEGFVGDMEDGPGLSIYHGPLAEATRSYVGDRLIDFTGSGPEKLFHYLDQGLPVWVIVTSTFGPVNSFRPWDTPSGEIEITFDLHSVVLTGYDKNNFYINNPYGFKNQKVNKEQFIKGWKQLGSQAIVITM